Sequence from the Rutidosis leptorrhynchoides isolate AG116_Rl617_1_P2 chromosome 3, CSIRO_AGI_Rlap_v1, whole genome shotgun sequence genome:
AAGAGAAAAGTTGCACAAAGCGTAGCTCAATATGACAGTGTAGAGGATAAGTGTATTCCATTGTCGGAGTCAAATGCAGTGATGAAGAAGGAAATTAGGTCTGTTACGGATAGGGTTAAATGCTTAGAGACATCTTTGCATCAAATGGAGGTAGCCAACAAGGCATCTGCTAAAGACATAAATGTTCGTAGCAAATTTATAACAGATTTGGTTATGCAGCATAATTGATTTTTATTATTACATTCCATTGTGTCTTAAtggtattatgaataataatatatGCATGCAGATATTTATGTTGAAACAGGAGAACTTTTTCTTGGTGAAGAGCTTAAAGAAAACAGACAAAGGTTCGGATGTTAAAGTCACCCAAGGAGATAAAAGCTAGCCGTACAGAATATGACTTCACTGCAGAAAACAAAGAAGCCTTATCAACCATTTAGCTTACTCAAATTCTAATAATATATTGTGTAGACTGTTCGAATTTGTTTGAATATGGCGACCTGCAAAGTTGCAACTAGCGATGGCAATGAACATCCGATCCAATGGACATCCATCCGATCCGATCCGTTTAAAGTGGATATGGATgatcctaaatggatatggatacggatatggatgaaccaaatggatatggatatggatacagaTGAAAATTtttatccatggatatatccatttacaTCCTAAatgcatatacaaatacataattataaata
This genomic interval carries:
- the LOC139896378 gene encoding WPP domain-interacting tail-anchored protein 1-like, translating into MISVEKELNDVQVKLQHAEACNEASQEDRNILLCSTIKNMNNVIDDVKRKVAQSVAQYDSVEDKCIPLSESNAVMKKEIRSVTDRVKCLETSLHQMEVANKASAKDINIFMLKQENFFLVKSLKKTDKGSDVKVTQGDKS